The Mesorhizobium sp. INR15 region TCCGCCATTTCTGGTCGTCGGAGCTCGACCTGGCGCCGACCGACCCCGGCCAGGACCCGCGCGGCCTCGGCACCTGCGAGACCCTGTGGAACCTGATGGACTTCACGCCGGAGGGCCGCCCGGACTGGGACGAGCAGCTGCAGTATGGCGCGGCGTGTTGTCATTAGGGGTGGCGGCTCTCCCTTCTCCCCTTGTGGGAGAAGGTGGCCTCGCGCAGCGAGGTCGGATGAGGGGTGTTCCAGTGAGTGCCAACCTCGCCTATCCTCTCACCATGCCACACCAACCCGTACTGCCGGCAAAAAGGCATTTCGCCAAAACTTTGCGGCGAGAACCGACTGATGCCGAGGACAAGCTTTGGCACGAACTGCGCGGTCGAAAACTCGACCGCATCAAGTTTCGCCGGCAGGTCCCGATAGGGCGGTTCATCGCCGATTTTGTTTGTGCTGAGGCCATGTTGATCATCGAGATCGATGGCAGTCAGCATGCGGACTCTAGCTCTGATC contains the following coding sequences:
- a CDS encoding DUF559 domain-containing protein, which translates into the protein MSANLAYPLTMPHQPVLPAKRHFAKTLRREPTDAEDKLWHELRGRKLDRIKFRRQVPIGRFIADFVCAEAMLIIEIDGSQHADSSSDRERDNELKLRGFRILRFWNDEVLRELDSVCDTIIAYVRDASLQPWR